From Quercus lobata isolate SW786 chromosome 11, ValleyOak3.0 Primary Assembly, whole genome shotgun sequence:
TTATAggggaaaatgggcttttgcccttatttaaaaaataaataaaaataaaaaataatctcgCATAATGTCCTTGTTTTGAAACTAAGAAGTACTGtgtccctcttttgaaactcgattttaacaaaatcgagttataggtgGAACTTGACTTTAACAAAGTCGAGTTTTATGCATAATtcgattttattaaaatcgagtttaaaaaatagGGACATTctgctaaatagtttcaaaacaggatATTGTGctagtttttttaaaagaatagaGGCAAAATcccatttttccccttcttATAGCCTCTATAGCTTGCTCCTACCAACTCATACAAATGCCATATATATAGGCATACAAAAGTGAAAAAACCAAAAGATGAATAGTACATTCGTAATAATACAATAAACAGTGAAAGTAAACAGTTTTGCACAATAGTGAACAGTGCCGCACAGTAATTGTCATTAATAATTCCAAATTCTTCTGAAAAAATCTCTGCATGAACAATGTCCACGCAGTGACAAAATCTCTGCACAAATAGTAATAGATGTGAATAGTGTGGAGgttgaaagctcaaaaatgtattaaaaatacaagagttgtttagaccctccaaattaaagttacggctcgatagattttataCTAACTCAAGTCTAAGTGCaaaatagtgtaaatgcgagcagataaacaaacaagctactctaacacatattcatataatcacaacagtaaaatgaaatgtaaaagagtagggaagaagaatgcaaacacagataacacgccgatgcgttatcgaagaggaaaccgaagaactcggcgaaaaacctatccgtcgccctccaagcggtaattgatccactagacaatcagttgggatacatgtgttagcaagagaccctctaagcctaatctacccgctgtacctaaaccctccaagctcctactccaacaagacttctcggaaccgtgtcttgtctagctctccagatCCCACAATccacccgattgcatccgccaagcctcaccggcttcttttaACAATtccccaaagcttcccaagttctaaaacactctctacactctgaataggtatgggttgtgtttgggtacaaatctcctctcaaggtatgacaatgggagagggatggagaagagactacaatgatttcttactaaggatgagtagctctctctcaaaaagatgggtgtgtgttgtagaaaacctatctagggtttttctctctaaatgaccttctttacatttgtgggtaatgagggtatatatagcaTGGGTAAAGGGTAAGCAAGTCGCACTTAAAAAACCTCCAAGCAAAAAGTTTCACGACTATctcgtgggaaggccttacccgcgagacacccACGAAAACGACAGCCTgacatgactcttcagcttccacaCATGTGCTCCTCACGTGGCTCTTTCGTGGATTAGCTTCTCGCGAGCTTCTCGCAaaatccactgattcttcattttatgtttgattcttcaccaactttatactaaactcaatacaataaaatcccacaaaatacaaggaacaaaattaaagcaattacaacactttttgtcatggaataaaagGCCAATATAAAACacagttgtaaatcacaactttacataaatgaacagTGACTGTCAAAAGATAATTTCTAGTACATCCAAATACCGATACAGTGAAAAGTCTTCAATGATTTTTGATACTAGGactataaaaagtaaaaaattccaATAATACTTTTCTCCACCAATGTTATTAAGGAGTAGGTGCCAGTAGACCTAAAGGTCATTGGCTATTCCAACAATGTTGAAGGACATGATACGCGTAACCAAGCAACTCAGTCCACGTGCCTCAATGCGAAATTCAGAATTCTAATGCTCCATTCCAATACTAATTCAGAAAAGATTCGAGTTATTCTACTATTCTAGTGTTCTATAGCTCttttaaaattaaggttttgtatacgaggttttttttttttttttttttgggctgtaCAATTAGAAAGGTGCCCTTTCAAGGTGTTCCAATCAACATTACACTGTAAACAGAGCATATCAGCTACTAGGCCCttcaagaatcaagatgcaGCTTGTATCTTACAATTTATGCCCTTAAAATTGAAGACCTTACGAGACCGTTCACGTGTATTATACTATACAGATTGCAACTGGCTCTCTCGTGAACTCCACCTTGTCCCATATGCTGTCTAGTGCACAATTATTGAGCAAACTTGCTGGGATTTTCTATTCGGCTTGATTTTAGGGTATAATCCAGATGGCTAGTGGAAAGGACCCACAAAACAATGGGATTCTCCCAAAAATCATTTGCATCATGAAACCTATTATTCCCTGAATCAATGATTGCAATATGAGTCACTGATTGTGCATCCAAAGTCTATCAATTTAATCTATGATTTATGCTAAATTTTGGATTAAAGTAGCTTATTCCTACAAACAAACTGACCAATCTATGATCTATATCAATTAATAACTAACCTATATTTCACCATGCTTTGATTGTGgaattaagaaatttttaaaagCTCTTCAggaactttttctttctctcttcttcttcttcttttcatttctttttttttctttttctttttcttcttcttctataataCCCTAAAATCGAAAGGGGGAATTGTCTGCATAACAAACATTGTGCTTGTAATTTAaccacaaaaatttatatatatattatatatattgtggttTCAATTTGTCCCAAAACCCTATGGAAGTTGCTCAAGAATATCCAtgtattttacaaaaaaaaaaaaaaaaaaaaaaaaaaaaaaaaaaaaaaaaaaacaacctatGTCACCGAAGGAAAGGAGAAGAGCGTATTTGGAAGAACTTGattgtttattttgcttaaaaaaaataagctgaataaaaataattatagttaaaagaaagaattaaaaaaaaattaaatagtttttttttaagtaagaaCTTAAAAACTTGCACATAAGCCCAATAATGCACCTTGCATGAGCTAAAAATCATACCCAATTTGATGTATCTTGTCTTACATCGTCATTACCTCATCATATCATCGAGAGGGTGTTCTAATAATTGTTTTATAATGTTGATTTGAGTTAGGCCCTCCATGTTTCACATCAGTTTGTTGGCTTAAAATTTTTGCCTGCCAAAAAATCCACAATTCTTTAATTGTGAATCATCGATTAGAAGCCAACTAGTTACGACAAAGTCAACAAACAAATGATCCCACTTGACTTTATTCTCTGTCCATAGCTCCCAAACTCCAACAAATTATTAAAGTCATCACCTTTAATAATCAACCTATAGCTACAACATCATTGCTCATCCCACTAATTAAGATGATAATTGATAACCCATTTAGTCCTAAAGAAATTCATTCTTCAATAGACAAAAGAGCAAAGCAAAGACTTGCAAAACCCGCAAAGGAATCCTTGACCATGAGACACAAGCCAACCATGTTGCACACATATTCACATTATACACACTCTTTTCAAAGACAAGCTTtcctttatttctctctttacaacaaaatccaaaaccatAACACAAAAATCAGATCCAAAAATGCCAGCCCAAATCATAAACTTGTTCCTAGTTTTGATTTGTTGCGTTTTTTACTCCACAAACGGCAGAACCTTAAAAAAagtaccaagaaaaaaaaaaaaaaaaaaaaatgaggcaCCTAAAATATTCCATAATTAAATAGTGAAACACTTTTTTAGTGCATATAGACATTGAATATTTTAGGGAACCTTGACATGGTGGATGGTTTACAATCTTGAGGAATCTGTCAGCTTTTCTagcaaaaggcaaaaaaaatcACCACTCAAGGCTGCAATTCTGACAAGCATTCACACTATCAAAAGCCATGGCTAGAGGCTAAAGTGATGGGCTACGAGTAATAAAGAACTGAGAGAGTAATAGACAAAGTAGCCGAGGCTAATAGTAGAGTGTTGGGAGAGACTGTTCTTGGTGAATCTCCCATAGCTAAACCAGCTAACCATGACCCATCTGCTAACTCTGCTTCTCCAGATCCTGACCCGGATCCTGATCCAGACCCGGACCCAGTAACCGAATAACCAACCCCGGATTCTGACCCTAACCCGGATTCTGACCCTGTCCCGGATCCTGAACCGGCAACCGAATACCCTGACCCGGATTGTGTCCCGGACCCTTGTGATGCTGTTGATGTCATTGGTGGTGAATAACTTGAAGATTTCTGACTGCACAACAGAAATTAGTAGAAACAATAAATACTCACATTGGCTGAAACAGGGAGCAACCATAccgatttataattttataaatactCCAACAACCTCAATAAAAGCCCATGttaatacatataaaaaaaaaaaaaaaacccagaagaTCTGAACACACGATAAAgaacaaaatagaataaaatcaAAGCATTAAAAGGGTCATCTTTGGCATTATGGCATTGCCACTATCCACCCACCAACACACTCAACTAATCCATCataccatttcttttttaatagatatgatagaattttacGTCATCAGCCCGTCATGTGACAATAATTGGTTTTTAACATAGGTTCAAGAAGTGATCTCTTTTCCAACggctaaaattttattaattgaattaactTATTGGATGACGAGAAATTTACTAGTTTAATAGATAATATAGAATTTTATGACATCAGCCCCTACAATTGGTTTTTATAGGTTTGGACCGTGGTTTCTTTTCGACAACTACAAATTTTCGAGTTGAATCAACTAGAATCATAACATAACTGAAAATAAAAGTTAActtaaaattgattttcattACCTTGGAGAGGAAGGGCAAAACGTCACCGTATAATCAGCACCAGTACAAGTGAAGGTACTCGTGGCATCATCGTACGCATAGCTATAGGATTTAGGACAAGCAGCCTTAAACATCTCCGAATACACGGACGGTTTACAGGTGGCGGGTGAGGCGTACGCGCCGCTGCAACAATACTCCGGTGTCCCAAACGCTTCACACGCGCTCTTACACGCGTCACCTTCGCCGACCCTCAACTCGGGTGGGCACTGTTGGTTCAGATCCGAAACGCAACCCGTCGGAGTGCACAGACCCGACCCGCCACTCCCTTCAACAATCATTGGAAGATTGTACCCATCAACTAAACTAACATCGTAGAAGTCTTGCCCGCCCGACCCGAGTGTGAACTCGGCGAGTGTAGCGGGTGGGGCAGCTCCGAACCCGTTGCATTCTACTTGGCCGGAGCCACAGTCGCCTGTGAGACACGACCCGGATCCGGATCCGTCGAAGGTACACCCGGTTCGGGCCCAGAAACGTCCGGACCACC
This genomic window contains:
- the LOC115969474 gene encoding thaumatin-like protein 1; the encoded protein is MATLSFFSFSFTLLLLLTTRGVSGATFTFVNRCENTVWPGILANAGSPRLDSTGFELPKDTSRSFQAPTGWSGRFWARTGCTFDGSGSGSCLTGDCGSGQVECNGFGAAPPATLAEFTLGSGGQDFYDVSLVDGYNLPMIVEGSGGSGLCTPTGCVSDLNQQCPPELRVGEGDACKSACEAFGTPEYCCSGAYASPATCKPSVYSEMFKAACPKSYSYAYDDATSTFTCTGADYTVTFCPSSPSQKSSSYSPPMTSTASQGSGTQSGSGYSVAGSGSGTGSESGLGSESGVGYSVTGSGSGSGSGSGSGEAELADGSWLAGLAMGDSPRTVSPNTLLLASATLSITLSVLYYS